A stretch of Hydractinia symbiolongicarpus strain clone_291-10 chromosome 9, HSymV2.1, whole genome shotgun sequence DNA encodes these proteins:
- the LOC130656350 gene encoding uncharacterized protein LOC130656350 isoform X2: MNSPRDTFLSDNEHMPHTSSVDLQNADTSAHSDFNSNDLKLIDHSTPTPLEDDEVFQVIKIADKPDENENIEVEHFTGKTVDSRLVIVSWKIRQFSLLNRALKPGVIIFQYKADASLQSILTDVKELLKGEKCVSLAFICHGNPGSLTICKEQILSYHNIDDTTIKDFFNNLISTVIERSNPNAHLDLLSTSLVLSGDGQFVVQALQDYIQIPVIASKDILGSDIKRNDINLSNVGELYFNANLLRTWSGSGSQSISNYEKIRTIGRGAYGTAVLYRKKDDDSLVVLKEITIIDLNATERQAAMNEVKVLSMLSHPNIVSYYDSFDEDGILWIEMEYADGGTLHEFLAKQESDLEEKEILIMFSQMVSALKYCHDNNILHRDLKTQNIFLTQEAKVKLGDFGIAKIMTTHNAGNFTVVGTPYYISPEMCEGKPYDSKSDIWALGCILYEMANLTRTFDGTNLPALITKIVKGTFAPIKETYTPEFRLLVRDLLQKDPTARPNTEEILFNRLAELLQRYDDCDEKSDSQPPVNYGRTRSLLYYCDVSAMQLYPIFDLPVKIQIAEVSIGLGHIVGVSIERGIYTWGDNSYGQLGHGDLEPRENATEVVLLRGKSVVRSSCGDYFSTFLSDNGLVLTCGQGEYGCLGHGDWNTLTRPKLVDELLTLDIVSLTTGSYHLAVTTAEGEVYTWGCGEDGRLGHGNEENYSVPTKVKFVTEHVFIKVAHCSSDGTVFIADTGSMFACGRNQGNKLGLNPRQGFLFQFRSRSSKNTVEHVKVPTLIKDLCKYQISDIQFGATHIAMINEQGRLYTNGSNTEGQLACGNTKPRETISVVKGFEDGVSTIACGSTFSLAGVQETIGQNTVNSVYFWGTKPSLKRSRTVSSSDSFNISRSGKHRKVSMAVEDDSSSISDVEAGSSRNDSDSSFVVSSRKTSTVDSARRSAERRSAGSESSRARARTIFDEIGDVEENETRRMYLKNLFKGSNMQTLNLVSKENVPVVTPQLAFKFKSIGGIEGYSENEEFPVVLQEIKCFNDHVVIHLETTAPPPKKKKSLRQKSFDSSYSSANSNAKEESSENSEMETSGEIPTWIKNELEEGIVVSDGSSKIKVEKQPVYVDSGHASDDEENDEVDVEMKFQPVRSRSFDSMSRRSSVNAQSRDPNFNIVPKLKKMGSLLKIQEEASTETKIIDGVAITSSIAEVDSPRVADNDENNNLDPLSVTQVFPLPTSSVSPDLKRKPNAQVSARSSDEVEYTTVKKINLKNPNSAEAERKKIPKEKPVQSKARLKRTQQIRTNNAYRPQDRNIKEKRVQQERVSSASDADDRKDKKRVKPMSKKEDEEKKLIEEIQRQAKVSEEKLREEIQKIQEEKEEREVALKKMHDLQLQQREELNKKQEQEAKKREQILKNEIHELKSDLNNQNSKLQDNYNILLSLQEQLLRMQQSQIKPSPLEKQHVQPLKENPKEASHKSPKSSVCLIM, encoded by the exons ATGAATAGTCCTCGTGACACCTTCTTATCCGACAATGAGCACATGCCACATACTAGTTCTGTTGATTTACAAAATGCTGACACCTCTGCACATTCAGATTTTAATTCTAATGATCTCAAACTAATCGATCACAGCACACCTACACCGCTAGAAGATGATGAAGTTTTTCAGGTTATTAAAATTGCAGACAAACCAGATGAAAATGAGAACATCGAAGTTGAACACTTTACAGGAAAAACAGTTGATTCTCGTCTTGTGATTGTCTCATGGAAAATTCGCCAGTTCTCATTGTTAAATAGAGCTTTAAAGCCtggtgtgattattttccaATACAAAGCTGATGCGAGTCTACAGTCTATATTGACAGATGTCAAAGAGTTGCTAAAGGGAGAGAAATGTGTTAGCTTAGCATTTATATGTCATGGAAATCCAGGCAGTTTAACTATCTGCAAAGAGCAG ATCCTGTCATACCACAATATTGATGATACTACAATAAAAGATTTCTTTAATAATCTCATCAGTACCGTGATTGAACGTTCAAATCCTAATGCTCACTTAGATCTCTTGTCCACCTCACTTGTTTTGTCAGGAGATGGGCAGTTTGTAGTACAAGCATTGCAGGATTACATTCAG ATTCCTGTCATTGCAAGTAAAGATATCTTGGGTTCTGACATAAAAAGAAATGACATAAACTT AAGTAATGTTGGAGAATTGTATTTTAATGCCAACCTTCTGAGAACTTGGTCTGGCTCAGGTAGTCAATCAATCAGTAACTATGAAAAAATTAGAACTATTGGCAGAG GTGCATATGGTACGGCTGTGCTATACAGAAAAAAGGACGACGATTCTTTAGTTGTTTTGAAAGAGATAACAATAATTGATTTAAATGCCACTGAACGTCAAGCTGCAATGAATGAG GTAAAAGTTTTAAGTATGTTGAGTCATCCGAACATTGTAAGTTATTATGACAGTTTTGATGAAGACGGCATTCTATGGATTGAAATGGAATATGCTGATGGCGG TACACTACACGAGTTTCTGGCAAAACAAGAAAGTGACTTGGAAGAAAAAGAGATATTGATCATGTTCTCGCAGATGGTGTCTGCTCTGAAGTATTGCCATGACAACAACATACTACACAG ggATTTGAAAACCCAGAACATATTTTTAACGCAAGAAGCGAAAGTAAAATTGGGAGATTTTGGCATTGCAAAAATAATGACAACTCATAATGCTGGTAATTTTACAGTTGTTGGCACACCATACTACATCTCTCCTGAAATG TGTGAGGGAAAGCCTTATGATAGCAAAAGCGATATTTGGGCTTTAGGCTGTATATTATACGAAATGGCAAACTTGACAAGAACATTCGATGGAACCAACTTGCCAGCCCTGATTACTAAAATTGTGAAG GGTACTTTTGCACCTATCAAAGAAACTTATACCCCAGAATTTCGCCTTTTG GTTCGAGATTTGCTTCAGAAAGATCCAACAGCAAGACCTAATACTGAAGAAATCTTGTTTAACAGACTTGCCGAG TTATTGCAACGTTATGATGACTGTGATGAGAAGTCAGACAGTCAACCGCCAGTAAACTATGGCAGAACAAG ATCCTTGCTTTATTATTGTGATGTTAGTGCTATGCAGTTGTACCCAATTTTTGATTTACCAGTCAAAATACAAATTGCAGAG GTTTCAATTGGCTTAGGACATATTGTTGGAGTTAGCATTGAACGTGGTATATACACCTGGGGAGATAACAGTTATGGCCAACTAGGCCATGGTGATCTTGAACCAAGAGAAAATGCTACTGAGGTGGTTTTACTCAGAGGAAAATCTGTTGTTAG GTCGTCCTGTGGAGATTACTTCTCTACATTTTTGAGTGATAATGGACTAGTGTTAACATGTGGTCAGGGTGAATATGGATGTTTGGGACATGGAGATTGGAACACACTTACTCGACCAAAACTTGTTGACGAGTTACTTACCCTCGATATTGTGTCATTGACCACTGGTTCATACCATCTTGCAGTTACTACAGCTGAGGGTGAAGTGTACACATGGGGTTGTGGTGAAGATGGACGACTGGGACATGGGAATGAAGAGAACTA TTCAGTTCCAACTAAAGTGAAATTCGTCACAGAGCATGTTTTTATTAAAGTTGCACATTGTTCAAGTGATGGTACTGTGTTCATCGCTGATACAGGCTCAATGTTTGCATGTGGAag aaatcaaGGCAATAAGCTTGGTTTAAATCCGCGCCAAGGTTTTCTTTTTCAGTTCAGGTCAAGATCTAGTAAA aacACAGTGGAGCATGTAAAGGTCCCTACACTCATTAAAGATTTGTGCAAGTATCAAATTTCAGATATACAATTTGGTGCAACGCATATTGCTATGATTAACGAGCAAGGTCGCTTGTATACAAATGGCAGCAACACAGAAGGTCAGTTGGCGTGTGGCAACACAAAACCAAGAGAAACAATTTCAGTTGTGAAAGGTTTTGAAGATGGTGTATCT acTATTGCATGCGGCTCCACCTTCTCACTTGCTGGTGTGCAAGAAACGATTGGCCAGAATACGGTCAATTCGGTCTATTTTTGGGGTACAAAACCAAGCTTAAAGAGAAGTAGAACAGTTTCTTCAAGTGATTCGTTTAACATTAGTAGGTCTGGCAAGCATAGAAAAGTATCAATGGCTGTTGAAGACGACAGCAGTTCAATCAGCGATGTTGAAGCTGG CTCTTCACGTAATGACTCTGACTCTTCATTTGTTGTGTCATCGAGGAAAACGAGCACTGTAGACTCAGCTCGGAGATCAGCTGAAAGACGGTCAGCTGGTAGCGAGTCATCCCGTGCACGAGCAa ggacTATTTTTGACGAGATTGGTGACGTGGAAGAAAATGAAACTCGTAGAATGTATCTCAAGAATTTGTTCAAAGGTTCCAACATGCAAACATTAAATTTAGTGTCGAAAGAAAATGTCCCCGTGGTTACTCCACAGTTGGCATTCAAGTTTAAATCTATTGGTGGCATAGAGG GTTACAGTGAGAATGAAGAATTCCCTGTTGTTCTGCAAGAAATCAAATGTTTCAACGATCACGTTGTTATCCACTTGGAAACGACAGCTCCACCGCCTAAGAAAAAGAAGTCACTACGTCAGAAGAGTTTCGATAGCTCTTATTCAAG tgcAAACAGTAATGCAAAAGAGGAAAGTTCTGAAAATTCAGAAATGGAAACATCTggagaa ATTCCGACGTGGATTAAAAATGAACTCGAGGAAGGCATCGTGGTTTCTGATGGAAGCAGTAAGATAAAAGTTGAGAAACAACCTGTGTATGTTGACAGCGGTCACGCTAGTGATGACGAAGAAAATGACGAGGTTGATGTTGAAATGAAGTTCCAGCCGGTTCGAAGTCGATCATTTGATTCTATGTCTCGTCGCAGCAGTGTCAATGCTCAAAGTAGGGATCCAAACTTTAATATTGTACCGAAATTGAAAAAGATGGGTTCGTTGCTTAAAATACAGGAGGAAGCGTCAACTGAAACGAAAATAATCGACGGGGTTGCCATCACGTCATCCATTGCTGAAGTGGACAGCCCACGTGTTGCTGACAACgacgaaaataataatttg gaTCCATTGTCAGTAACCCAAGTGTTTCCTCTCCCAACGAGCTCAGTGTCACCGGATTTGAAGAGAAAACCGAATGCTCAAGTGAGTGCAAGAAGCTCAGATGAAGTTGAATACACTACTGTTAAGAAAATTAACCTGAAAAAT CCGAATTCAGCTGAAGCAGAAAG GAAAAAAATACCTAAAGAGAAACCGGTCCAAAGTAAAGCAAG attaaaaagaacacaaCAGATCAGAACGAACAACGC ATACAGGCCCCAGGACAGAAATATTAAAGAGAAAAG aGTACAGCAAGAAAGAGTTTCATCAGCGAGTGACGCTGATGATCGAAAAGATAAAAAGAGAGTAAAACCAATGTCGAAAAAAGAAGACGAGGAAAAG AAACTCATTGAAGAGATTCAAAGGCAGGCGAAAGTATCTGAAGAGAAACTGAGAGAAGAGATACAAAAAATACAGGAAGAAAAAGAAGAG CGAGAAGTAGCGTTGAAGAAAATGCACGACCTTCAACTTCAACAACGTGAAGAGTTGAATAAAAAGCAGGAACAAGAAGCAAAG AAAAGAGAGCAAATATTGAAGAATGAAATTCACGAACTGAAAAGTGATCTGAATAAC CAAAACAGTAAACTTCAAGATAACTACAACATTTTGCTGTCGTTGCAAGAGCAGTTACTACGTATGCAACAG agtCAAATAAAACCTTCACCATTAGAAAAG CAGCATGTGCAACCATTAAAAGAAAATCCGAAAGAAGCTTCCCACAAGTCACCAAAAAGCTCAGTATGTCTAATCATGTAG